The following are encoded in a window of Panicum virgatum strain AP13 chromosome 5N, P.virgatum_v5, whole genome shotgun sequence genomic DNA:
- the LOC120674735 gene encoding uncharacterized protein LOC120674735 has protein sequence MPPSISLTCLPHSRGRDIEEDDKEFEGYLFAGQDDDTEEEVVLNDADGNSGSIPDVLDPYDAVYANMPEDTHMLEPVENCPHCNAKKFESEPRGFCYRGGIKLSTPDTPPELMRLWSSSDADARHFRVNIRCFNGHFSFTSLYCQLDRITTNMRTAGVYTFHAYGQIYHNLRSFGRDGTEPRHLELYFYNDDPSLENWCHKCRQKCIEMDKEVIRKLVDIMRGNLYSEHIRSMGQNENLDSYHVELNLDQRLDQRTYNIPLTSEVTTIWIEGSERRGQFENSVVLHGKDRSIHGIRSYHGCYDALSYSVFFPRGELGWHNMIPKAGVTMEEVNAAHEIRKQRWQGNGNDDLESAINLCMSVRDYYCYQFQMRPGIFNPILHGKRLFQQFVVDTYVKIESSRLDYFRNNQNQIRADIYQGLIDSLHADEGRAYAIGKCTLMGTSFIVGPRDMRRRYMDAMALVRKSIKSVKFLFKYIYKGHDRASVSVRESAKEDENGYINEIKQYRDARWVTPPDAPWRI, from the exons ATGCCACCATCCATTTCATTAACATGCCTACCTCACAGTCGAGGACGTGATATTGAGGAAGACGATAAAGAGTTTGAAGGATACCTCTTCGCAGGCCAAG ATGATGACACCGAAGAGGAAGTCGTACTCAACGATGCAGATGGTAACTCTGGTTCTATCCCAGATGTATTAGATCCATATGACGCAGTGTATGCAAATATGCCCGAGGATACCCACATGCTGGAGCCTGTTGAGAACTGTCCACATTGCAACGCGAAGAAGTTTGAGTCTGAGCCTCGCGGATTCTGCTACCGCGGCGGGATTAAGCTATCCACACCTGATACACCACCCGAGCTCATGAGGCTGTGGTCAAGTTCAGATGCTGATGCTAGGCACTTTCGTGTGAACATCAGATGTTTCAATGGGCATTTCTCATTCACTTCACTGTATTGTCAGCTTGATCGTATCACCACCAATATGAGGACCGCTGGGGTATACACGTTTCATGCGTATGGCCAAATTTACCATAACCTTAGATCGTTTGGTAGAGATGGTACGGAACCTAGACACCTGGAACTTTACTTCTACAATGACGACCCCAGCCTTGAAAATTGGTGCCACAAGTGCCGGCAGAAGTGCATAGAGATGGACAAGGAGGTGATTCGAAAGTTGGTCGACATCATGCGTGGTAACCTGTACTCTGAACATATCAGGAGTATGGGGCAGAATGAGAATCTTGACAGCTATCATGTGGAATTGAACCTTGATCAGCGGTTAGATCAGAGAACATATAACATACCGCTCACATCTGAAGTGACCACTATATGGATAGAAGGGAGCGAGCGTCGAGGTCAATTCGAGAATAGTGTTGTCCTGCATGGGAAGGATAGGTCTATACATGGCATCCGGTCATATCATGGGTGCTACGATGCACTCTCGTACTCTGTATTTTTTCCAAGAGGTGAACTTGGGTGGCACAACATGATTCCAAAGGCAGGTGTTACTATGGAAGAAGTGAATGCCGCTCACGAGATACGCAAGCAACGTTGGCAGGGCAATGGTAATGATGATCTAG AGTCTGCTATAAATCTATGCATGTCTGTGCGTGATTACTACTGCTACCAATTTCAGATGCGGCCAGGAATATTTAACCCAATATTGCATGGCAAGCGTCTTTTCCAGCAGTTTGTTGTGGACACTTATGTCAAGATCGAGAGCTCTCGTTTAGACTACTTCCGTAATAATCAGAATCAAATAAGGGCTGATATATACCAAGGTCTTATTGACAGTCTTCATGCCGACGAGGGACGAGCATATGCAATTGGCAAGTGTACTTTGATGGGTACGTCATTCATCGTAGGGCCTCGGGACATGAGGCGGCGGTACATGGATGCTATGGCATTGGTGCGAAA GAGCATTAAGTCCGTGAAATTTTTATTCAAATATATATACAAGGGGCATGACCGAGCGTCCGTGTCCGTGAGAGAATCTGCCAAGGAGGATGAGAATGGTTACATCAACGAGATCAAGCAGTACAGGGACGCCAGGTGGGTTACTCCTCCAGATGCGCCGTGGAGGATATAA
- the LOC120674402 gene encoding AMSH-like ubiquitin thioesterase 3 — translation MATVPPRRARGDVSIESLARPVAVDHRITIHYYFRIADNLLRQADVYREENNLLDLYIILLRYSSLLLETIPKHHDYIAFKAREKEFLKKGPHNSKKLHNVLNELESLKPVVQQQFANRSGGAEDPIGVHGTYAASSGMEQYIPSPYMPKSLAGSSTGLQQKSFSSSNRQAESVQNVQSERQLIKPYSTFPYPKEETLSRHSVLGPNGLHGQWAGPVTGIRIEYPCNPELTQTDISSLVPSILSQDSLHGPITVSQDKNDDVLSVLSLDDGRWSLPVEEPASVSPGLEAEFSQLNIRQPSPPPVLAQVHSQHGTIPPSRVADPRPGHATSDTGRYQNLHVPVTLMECFLRVAEANTAKNLETCGILAGTLKKRTFYVTTLIIPKQKSTSDSCQATNEEEIFEVQDKGSLLPLGWIHTHPTQTCFLSSIDLHNHYAYQIMLPEAIAIVMAPTDTTRKHGIFHLTDPCGMGVIHDCDATGFHPHEEPLDGTPIYEHCSHVYMNPNVKFEMVDLRS, via the exons ATGGCCACGGTACCTCCTCGCCGGGCTAGGGGAGATGTAAGCATCGAGTCCCTGGCGCGGCCGGTCGCTGTCGACCACCGCATCACCATCCACTACTACTTCCGCATCGCCGACAACCTCCTTCGCCAG GCTGATGTGTATCGAGAGGAGAACAACCTCCTGGACCTGTACATTATCCTCCTGAGATATTCGAG CTTGTTGCTTGAGACGATACCCAAGCATCACGATTACATTGCATTTAAGGCGAGAGAAAAGGAATTCCTGAAGAAAGGCCCCCATAACTCTAAG AAACTTCATAATGTTCTCAATGAGCTAGAATCCCTGAAGCCAGTTGTGCAGCAACAATTTGCCAACCGTAGCGGTGGTGCAGAGGATCCTATTGGTGTACATGGAACCTATGCTGCAAGCAGTGGGATGGAGCAGTATATCCCAAGCCCGTATATGCCAAAG TCATTGGCTGGAAGCTCTACTGGACTACAGCAGAAATCATTCTCTAGTTCGAACCGTCAAGCAGAATCAGTGCAGAATGTTCAATCTGAGAGACAACTAATCAAACC ATATTCTACTTTTCCTTATCCAAAAGAGGAAACACTATCAAGACACTCGGTACTAGGACCAAATGGGCTTCATGGCCAATGGGCAGGGCCTGTTACTGGTATCAGG ATTGAGTATCCATGTAATCCTGAATTGACCCAAACTGATATCTCAAG TTTAGTGCCATCGATCTTGAGCCAGGACAGCTTGCATGGTCCCATTACAGTATCGCAGGACAAAAATGATGATGTGCTGTCTGTTCTCTCACTTGATGATGGAAGATGGTCTTTACCAGTAGAAGAACCAGCCTCAGTATCTCCGGGTTTGGAAGCAGAGTTTTCCCAGCTGAATATAAGACAACCATCTCCCCCTCCTGTCCTAGCACAGGTGCATTCTCAGCATGGAACAATTCCGCCATCAAGAGTTGCTGATCCAAGACCAGGACATGCTACCTCTGACACTGGACGCTATCAGAATTTGCATGTG CCAGTGACATTAATGGAGTGCTTCCTGAGGGTTGCCGAGGCAAATACCGCTAAAAATTTGGAAACCTGTGGGATTCTTGCGGGTACCCTG AAAAAACGAACTTTCTATGTGACGACGCTGATAATTCCTAAACAGAAATCAACATCTGATTCA TGTCAAGCTACAAATGAAGAAGAAATTTTTGAAGTCCAGGACAAGGGCTCACTTTTACCTCTTGGTTGGATTCAT ACACATCCAACACAGACCTGCTTCCTATCTTCCATTGATCTTCATAATCATTATGCATATCAG ATCATGCTACCTGAAGCAATTGCCATTGTTATGGCACCAACTGACACAACAAG AAAGCATGGCATATTTCATCTCACGGATCCATGTGGCATGGGTGTGATCCATGATTGTGATGCTACTGGATTCCATCCCCATGAGGAGCCCCTAGATGGCACACCAATCTACGAACATTGCTCCCATGTGTACATGAACCCGAACGTGAAGTTTGAGATGGTTGACCTACGTTCGTGA